The Algoriphagus halophilus sequence ATGGAGCCAATGATAATCAAGACAGCTGTTAGCCAGACGGAGGTCCAGCTCACTTGAATCATCAACCAAAGACAGGCTAAAATTCCAAGAATAGGAATTAGAATTCCACCCTTAAGAATAAAGGGGCTTTGATCTTTAAATCTAGGACGTAAAACAGGGATTGCTGCACAACTCATCATGAATAAAAAGAGTCTGGACAAGACCGTCATGGCAGCTAGAAATGTAAATGTTCCAAAAGCAGCCAGAGCAAAGGCAACCATTCCAAAAAACAAGACAGAATTGGCCGGAGTCAGGTATTTTTCATGTACAGTTCCGAACCATTCGGGAAGAGATTTCTCAAGAGATAATGCGTAGGTGATCCGCGTTGCTGAAAACATGGACCCAATTAAATTTGCGATCACTGAGGTTGCAACACCGATCATTAAGATTACCGCACCTGCACTCCCGAATAAAGAAGAAGAGGCATCCAAAAGTGGGGTGCTACTAGTTGCCAAATCAGGAACAGCCGCCTGCGTTACCAACTGGATCAACATATACAATACGGCGACGATAACTAATCCCAAAATCAGCCCCAAAGGCATGTCTCTTTCTGGTCTTTTTGCTTCTCCAGCAGGGACTACTGCCCCTTCAAATCCAACAAAGGCATAAATCAATAATAAAGCTGCTGCCCCTAAATTGGAACCATCAGGAAGGGGACTGCCAAAATTTGGCAATACCTCGGGACCTAGTAAAATAAACCCTCCAAATACTAAACCAATCAAAACAGAGAATTTGATGATTGTAAACAAGGTCATAGAACGGATGGATTCCACAGATCCCAGGATGTTGATCAGGCTTAATGCTCCACAGGTAATTGCAAGTGAAATGAGTCTTCCATATCCCTCAGCTGCTACAGGTAAAAAGTAACCGATGCTATCAGTTAACAAAACCGTATTGGCGGCAAATGAAATCAATCTTGCCAAATAGTAAAGCCAACCGCCTTGAAAACCTATAAACGAACCAAAAGCCAGTTTTCCATATTTGATTGGTCCTCCGGTTCCCTTGAAATAGCTTCCCAATTCGGCGAAACATAGGATCACTGGAAGCATTAACAGTGCACAAAATGCGTAAACGAATACACTGTATTCTCCGGCTAATCGGGCTGCTCCCGAGGGTAATCCAAAAATTCCAGCCCCAATGAGTCCATTGACTACCAGCATCCAAACTCCCCAAAGTCCTAAGTTTCTTGGTAATTTTTCTTGCACTTCGGGACTGGATGATTTCGGCATGGATTCTCTTTTTTTCAATGGTTAGGATTTAAAAAGATAAGCCAAAAATTGAATCTATTAAAAATGAATTATAAGTGTTGGTTGATTTTTTGATTGTAGGCATCACCTCTGTCAGGGATTCAGTAATTGATCGGTCCCTATTTTTTATGGATTTCTACCCAAAAAGGGAAGATTTGTTTTCCATTTACTTGATAAAAAGGGATGATTTGGGTTTTCATTCCAGGAAGCTGGATATCCTTCATTTCAATAAATTCTATTTTACCTTCCGATTCTAATTTTGTTTGATTGACAATAGGGCCTGTTTCCAGGTACATGGTGCCTTGAGAAGGAACATCTTTCACAAATTTGAATGTAAAATCATAGGTTCCAGAAGCTAATAACACGTTCCAATATCCATAAATCTCCTCTTGTGCCCAGATACCTCTTTGACCCGCAGCATCATTCCGGTTTAGAAATACAGGGTTCTCTTCCTCAAAACCAATCTGGATCAGGGGTTGATTCACCAAATGATTTTCCTGAATTAATTCCTCATACAATTCGTCCATTTCAATCTTAAGTTCCCTCCCTTTGGAAGTTTGAGAGGAAATTAAATTGGTGAGTTCGTATGGATCTTCAGTCAAGTTGTATAACTCAAACTCTTCGATGGGAGCTTGATAATCAGTTTTTCCAACCAGTTTCCAACCTGACTTTTGGATGGAGATGTTATTATATCGCTCTGGATATTTACGGTTCCAATACGAGAAAAAGCTTCGATTTTGAAAATTACCTGCATCTCCATTCATCAAGGGGATTAAGCTCTTGCCATCGATTTTACGATCGTTGGGTAAGTCAATTCCAACTACTTCTGCGATGGTAGGTAAGATATCCAAATGAGCAGTTAATTGATCTATCTTCTTACTTCCCTGGTATTTTTCAGGATAGTGAATCAAGAGAGGTGCTCGTACTCCTCCCTGAAAAACATTCCCTTTGAGTCCTCGAAGTCCTGCTACATATCGTTGTTGTTGAGGTCCATTATCTGTCAAAAAGATGATAATTGTTCGGTCATCAATTTCCAACTCTTCCAATTTGCTAAATAGCTTGTTCAGATTGTCATCGATGTTTTCTACCATGGCATAAACTTTTCGAGCATCTTCTTTTTGGGATTCAGACATCGGGTAAAATGGTTTGCCATCTTCTACAAATCCTTCACTGGGGTCTAGGTCTTTATATTTTTGATAATACTCATCGGGTACTTGCAAAGGGGTATGTGGTGCATTAAAAGAGAGATAAGTGAAAAATGGTTGGTCTTTATTTTTCTCTATAAACTTGATCGCCTCTTCGGCAAAGATGTCGGAGCAATAACCTTGATAGGATTGTTGTTGATTATTATGCCAAAGGACTGGATCAAAGTAGCTTCGGTTGCCCTGATAATAGGTTGTGAAATCACCCACCTGTCCCATACCACCTGATAAGTGTATCACAGATTCATCGAATCCCTGATCACTGGGACGCATGGGGTAGTTGTCTCCCAAATGCCACTTGCCAAAAATGCCTGTTACATAGTTTTTTTTCTTTAGTAACTCCGCAATGGTATGTTCCTCAGTTGCCATCATGGCACCCCCATTATAGGTGTCTCTGATTCCTGTACGCAGGGAATAACGTCCGGTCATAAGACTGGATCGGGTAGGGGCACAAACCGGAGATACGTAGAAATTTGTAAACTCCACACTTTCTTGGGCGAGTTGGTCGAGGGTTGGAGTAGAGATATGTGGATTTCCAGTGAACCCAAAGTCTCCATAACCTTGATCATCTGTGATGATTAGGATGATGTTTGGTGGAGTATTTTGGGAAAATGCATTCGCATGGACAATGAAAAAACTAAGAAAAATACTGGCTATTCTTGCGGCGGAGGTCATTTTTTGAAGGGCTTGTTCTATCCAAAAGATCCTCTAAAAAAATGGGAAATCAAATAGCATTTAAAGATCTAAGTCATCGGTGCTTCTTAATTGCACATGCTTTTTCATCTTTTTCTGGATGATTTTAAAGTGGTGCAAATCTTCTTCCGTGATCAATGAAATGGCTTCACCTGTGGCCCCGGCTCGTCCGGTTCTTCCTATTCGATGTACATAATCTTTGGGAGAACGTGGGAGTTCAAAGTTGATCACCAAAGGCAAATACTGAATGTCAATTCCCCTTCCGGCCAAGTCCGTAGCAACCAAAACCCGAGTTTTCCCAGACTTGAATCTTGCCAAAGCTTCGATTCTGGCACCTTGACTTTTGTCCCCATGAAATGCAATGGCATCGATGCCATTCTTCACTAATTTTTGGACTACGTTATTGGCAGTTCGGATGGAAGAGGTAAATACCAGGATTTGGGTCCAATTGCCATTTTTGATAAGATACCTTAATAAAGGACCTTTCTTTTCAGCGCTGACTCTGTAGGCATATTGATTGATCAGGTCCACATCAAGTACCTCCGGTTTGATAGTAATGCGCTTTGGATCCTTAAGAAGGGAGGAGATCATTTCTTCCAATGTCTCATCCATGGTGGCAGAAAATAGGATGTTTTGCCTCTTTTTAGGGATTTCCGACAAGATCTGATTGACTTCTTCACGAAATCCCATATTCAAGACCTTGTCCATTTCATCCAGCACCAAGATTTCTACTTCTGAAAGTGACAGCGCATTTTGAGATATTAAATCCAATAACCTTCCAGGAGTAGCAACCAAAATATCTGTTCCGTTCATCTTCATCATCTGAGGATTGATGGAGACACCTCCAAATACGGATACAGTTTTGACCCTTCTCTCTAAAAACCTTGAAAAGTTATCCGCAACTTGCGCTACTTGGGAGGCCAATTCCCTGGTGGGCACAAGTACCAAAACAGGAATATTTCTGCTTCTGTGTTCCTTTTTATTTTGAAGGATTTGTAAGATTGGCAAAATGTAGGAAGCGGTTTTTCCAGAACCAGTAGGGGCAATTCCCAAAATATCCTGACGCTTCAAAAATGCGGGAATCGCTTCTGCCTGAATTGGGTAAGGTTTCTGGTAATTTGCTTTCTCTATCGCGGAGATCAACTGCTTGTTTAATCCAAGTTCGGTAAAAGTCATATCCTTCATTTTGCACAAAGGTAAGGATGTTCTTGGATTGAATTTATTGGAATCAGGAATGAATCAGCACAAGAAAAGTAAAGCTCCTAACTAGCCAGCGCTTTTTTGTTATAGACCTTGCTGATACTTCCATTGATATTTTGATCCAGTTTCAGTACCAGGAATCCTGCTACAGCACAAGCAGCCATTCCACTCACCATGGGAAGAGAAGTGCCATCATGGAAGAAGCTGACACCGGCAGAAGCCAATCCACCAAATGCCATCC is a genomic window containing:
- a CDS encoding APC family permease gives rise to the protein MPKSSSPEVQEKLPRNLGLWGVWMLVVNGLIGAGIFGLPSGAARLAGEYSVFVYAFCALLMLPVILCFAELGSYFKGTGGPIKYGKLAFGSFIGFQGGWLYYLARLISFAANTVLLTDSIGYFLPVAAEGYGRLISLAITCGALSLINILGSVESIRSMTLFTIIKFSVLIGLVFGGFILLGPEVLPNFGSPLPDGSNLGAAALLLIYAFVGFEGAVVPAGEAKRPERDMPLGLILGLVIVAVLYMLIQLVTQAAVPDLATSSTPLLDASSSLFGSAGAVILMIGVATSVIANLIGSMFSATRITYALSLEKSLPEWFGTVHEKYLTPANSVLFFGMVAFALAAFGTFTFLAAMTVLSRLFLFMMSCAAIPVLRPRFKDQSPFILKGGILIPILGILACLWLMIQVSWTSVWLTAVLIIIGSILYWLGKRQHKVV
- a CDS encoding arylsulfatase, with product MTSAARIASIFLSFFIVHANAFSQNTPPNIILIITDDQGYGDFGFTGNPHISTPTLDQLAQESVEFTNFYVSPVCAPTRSSLMTGRYSLRTGIRDTYNGGAMMATEEHTIAELLKKKNYVTGIFGKWHLGDNYPMRPSDQGFDESVIHLSGGMGQVGDFTTYYQGNRSYFDPVLWHNNQQQSYQGYCSDIFAEEAIKFIEKNKDQPFFTYLSFNAPHTPLQVPDEYYQKYKDLDPSEGFVEDGKPFYPMSESQKEDARKVYAMVENIDDNLNKLFSKLEELEIDDRTIIIFLTDNGPQQQRYVAGLRGLKGNVFQGGVRAPLLIHYPEKYQGSKKIDQLTAHLDILPTIAEVVGIDLPNDRKIDGKSLIPLMNGDAGNFQNRSFFSYWNRKYPERYNNISIQKSGWKLVGKTDYQAPIEEFELYNLTEDPYELTNLISSQTSKGRELKIEMDELYEELIQENHLVNQPLIQIGFEEENPVFLNRNDAAGQRGIWAQEEIYGYWNVLLASGTYDFTFKFVKDVPSQGTMYLETGPIVNQTKLESEGKIEFIEMKDIQLPGMKTQIIPFYQVNGKQIFPFWVEIHKK
- a CDS encoding DEAD/DEAH box helicase, which gives rise to MTFTELGLNKQLISAIEKANYQKPYPIQAEAIPAFLKRQDILGIAPTGSGKTASYILPILQILQNKKEHRSRNIPVLVLVPTRELASQVAQVADNFSRFLERRVKTVSVFGGVSINPQMMKMNGTDILVATPGRLLDLISQNALSLSEVEILVLDEMDKVLNMGFREEVNQILSEIPKKRQNILFSATMDETLEEMISSLLKDPKRITIKPEVLDVDLINQYAYRVSAEKKGPLLRYLIKNGNWTQILVFTSSIRTANNVVQKLVKNGIDAIAFHGDKSQGARIEALARFKSGKTRVLVATDLAGRGIDIQYLPLVINFELPRSPKDYVHRIGRTGRAGATGEAISLITEEDLHHFKIIQKKMKKHVQLRSTDDLDL